The following proteins are encoded in a genomic region of Lytechinus variegatus isolate NC3 chromosome 7, Lvar_3.0, whole genome shotgun sequence:
- the LOC121418851 gene encoding 3-oxo-5-alpha-steroid 4-dehydrogenase 1-like encodes MYCVGFLEPFIRMTGGSEPAFLDMMAYFMMLCGFLAGVVTSSGIPTPYGRYTSPKFGWGLESRTAWFIQELPAFAVPVLLIVFCNCQYSSSLPNSILVGLFLAHYFQRTFLFSLLIRGGKVTPLIPFLLATVFCGYNGFMQSRYLTQHAVYSPEWMKDPRFIIGSLVFVTGMAINIHSDYILRNLRKPGETGYKIPCGGMFDYVSGANFFGEIVEWSGFAVACWSLQGLAFACFTFCVLTPRARQHHMYYLQKFEDYPKSRKAVIPFIL; translated from the exons ATGTATTGTGTAGGATTCCTGGAACCATTTATCAGAATGACAGGGGGAAGTGAACCTGCTTTTCTGGACATGATGGCTTATTTCATGATGCTGTGCGGGTTCCTTGCTGGGGTGGTTACTTCGTCAGGGATCCCCACCCCTTACGGCCGATACACGAGTCCGAAGTTTGGCTGGGGGTTAGAGAGTCGCACCGCCTGGTTCATTCAAGAGTTGCCAGCATTCGCCGTACCTGTTCTCTTGATTGTGTTTTGCAATTGTCAATATAGTTCATCGCTTCCTAATTCCATCCTTGTTGGTTTATTCTTAGCACATTATTTCCAAAG GACATTTCTATTTTCACTGCTTATACGTGGAGGAAAAGTGACGCCCCTCATCCCATTTTTACTAGCCACTGTCTTTTGTGGTTACAATGGTTTCATGCAGAGTCGATATCTCACACAGCATGCCGTTTATAGTCCAGAATGGATGAAAGATCCAAGATTTATCATTG GATCACTTGTGTTTGTGACGGGTATGGCAATCAACATTCATTCTGATTACATTCTGAGGAACCTACGCAAACCTGGAGAGACGGGATACAAAATACCATGTG gtgGTATGTTTGACTATGTCTCTGGAGCTAACTTCTTTGGTGAGATAGTTGAATGGAGCGGGTTTGCTGTAGCCTGTTGGTCTCTACAGGGTCTTGCGTTTGCATGCTTCACATTCTGCGTCCTTACACCCAGAGCACGGCAGCATCATAT GTATTATCTACAGAAGTTTGAGGACTACCCAAAGTCTAGGAAAGCAGTCATACCATTCATTCTCTGA